The following are from one region of the Carassius auratus strain Wakin unplaced genomic scaffold, ASM336829v1 scaf_tig00215135, whole genome shotgun sequence genome:
- the LOC113093790 gene encoding globoside alpha-1,3-N-acetylgalactosaminyltransferase 1-like, with product MSISGIMQLRQNFFIILLFFGMVLSGYVIILQSRTDVASVTPWSAPIIWEGTFDPILIDSIYKQHNLTIATTVFALGKYTRFVKDFLESAEQHYFVGFRVHYYLFTDQPESIPEVKMGENHNLTVRKVQSLNRWQDISMSRMGKLEKLIENELANKADYIFCLDIDTKFYGRWGVESLGRLVGVIHPWFFDAPRDRFTYERRPESQAYIPAGEGDFYYAGAAFGGLLEDVHQLTKTCREKLLIDAANSIEAVWQEESHLNKYFLLNKPSKLLSPEYMWRDINGKADQIKVIRFSNVAKNYAEVRPNP from the exons aagtcggACGGATGTTGCTTCTGTGACACCATGGTCAGCTCCAATCATTTGGGAGGGAACCTTTGACCCCATACTGATCGACTCTATCTACAAACAACACAATCTCACCATAGCAACCACAGTCTTCGCTTTGGGAAA ATACACACGTTTTGTTAAAGATTTTCTGGAGTCAGCAGAACAGCATTACTTTGTTGGATTTCGAGTGCATTACTACTTGTTTACAGATCAACCAGAATCGATTCCTGAGGTGAAGATGGGTGAAAACCATAATTTGACAGTTCGAAAGGTTCAGAGTTTGAACAGATGGCAGGACATCAGTATGAGCAGGATGGGAAAACTGGAAAAACTAATAGAGAATGAACTGGCCAACAAAGCTGACTATATTTTCTGCCTTGACATAGATACAAAGTTCTATGGCCGTTGGGGTGTGGAGTCTTTGGGTCGTCTGGTAGGTGTGATTCATCCTTGGTTCTTTGATGCTCCAAGGGATCGATTCACATATGAGCGTAGACCAGAGTCTCAAGCATACATTCCAGCTGGGGAAGGTGATTTTTATTATGCTGGTGCTGCATTTGGTGGCTTATTAGAAGATGTACATCAACTCACCAAAACCTGCAGGGAGAAGCTGCTCATTGATGCTGCAAACTCCATTGAGGCAGTATGGCAAGAGGAGTCTCACTTGAACAAGTATTTCCTTTTGAACAAACCTAGTAAACTGCTCTCTCCTGAATATATGTGGAGGGACATCAATGGAAAAGCAGACCAAATAAAAGTAATTCGCTTCTCTAATGTAGCTAAAAACTATGCTGAAGTTCGTCCAAATCCATAG